The Penaeus chinensis breed Huanghai No. 1 chromosome 6, ASM1920278v2, whole genome shotgun sequence genomic interval caggcattgactctacctatatggAGGTGGGTAGAGATAATAATACCATAGTCAGCATCGACTGACTTATACATagggaaacacaaacacacacagataaatatatatatatatatatatatatgtgtgtgtttgtgtgtgtgtgtgtctgtgtgtgtgtgtgtgtgtatacacacataaatatgtatataaatacacatatacatatatatgcacacacacacacacacacacacacacacacacacacacacacacacacatacacacaaacacacacataaatatatatatatatatatatatatatatatatacacacatatatgtatatacatatattacatatatatatatatatatatatatatatatatagtgtgtgtttgaatacatacatatatatacatatatatacatgtgtgtgtatatgtgtatatatatatatgtatacatatatacatatatatatttatatatatatgtatataacatatatacatatgtatatatatatatatatatatatatatatatatatatatatatgcatgagcaacagtttgctcctcataaatatatatatatatatacatatacatatacatatagatttatatatatatatagatagatagatagatagatatatgcacacacacctatctatatataggtatatatgtatatacacacacacacacacacatatatatgtatatatatatatatatatatatatatatatataaacacacacacgctcacgtatgtgtatgtatatatatatatatatatatatatatatgtgtgtgtatatatatatgtgtatacatacgtacttataaatatatatatacatatatatattcatataaaaaaaatatatatatatacacacgcatatatatatatatatatatatatatacaatatatatataagaatatatatatatatgtgtgtgtttgtgtgtgtgtgtgtatgtatatatatgtatatatatatgtattaatatatgtatatatatatatgtatgcatatatgtgtgtatgtgtgtgtgtgtgtatgtgtgtgtgtgtgtgtgtgtgtgtgtaaatatatatatatatatatatatatatatgtatgtatgtatatgtgtacatatatatatacatatataactacaaatatgtatatatatatatgtgtatatatatgtatatatatacacatatacacaggcacacacacaatatatatatatatatatatatatatatatatatacatatatatatacacacacacacacacacacatatatgtgtatatatatctaaatgtataaatatttgtagttatatgtatatatatgtacacatatacacatacagatatatatatatatatatatatatatatatatatatgtatatatatataatgtatatatgtacacacacacacacacacacatacacacacacacacatacacacacacacacacacacacacacacacacacacatatatatatatatatatatatatatatataaatatatatatgtgtgtgtgtgtgtgtgtatgtgtgtgtgtgtgtgtgtgtgtgtatgtatgtgtgtgtgtgtgtatgtgtgttatatacgtatatatataaatacatatatatatatatatatatatatgtatacatacatataaacatatatgtatatagatatagatatgtatatttggatatatacttGGATtatatcttcaaaaaaaaaattattatgtaTTTCCAAGAACAAGTTCATAAAATAGCATACGAACATGCTATTTTAGCCTCAAACGTTACAATGTGCAATACACCATTAATGGCAAAACATACAAAGATAACCACGTCTAAACAGAAAGAGGATCATTCGAGTGCTTGTTTTCGAACCATGTAAGATGGCAAAATATCGTAGTTACCCCTAGGCAAGCCAGACCACGTGACTGATTTAACAAATGGCTTTAGATATTTGTCGAAGacggtttgaatgagaatgaatgttttCACAGAAAGAGATGTATTTTATCGTCTTCGATTCTATCACCATCAGATATACAAAGCATCTCTGACAACAGTGTAGTTCGAAACCGAAACCTCATGCTCCGTAAAGACCTTCTCGTGCTCATGCCTCGGTTTATCTATCCGCAatttcgtcatcatcaccaaGCCTTTAATCTCTCTTGCATGgcgaccccacccccacccccaaccttaGTATAATGGTTTTAAGGGGTGGGTTGTACACGCTTGGTATGttgttttagtttagtcctttatttaccaccctggctaactgcacaggcgtgggcaagctgtggtacattttacgcatggtcataacattacatagtggtattgcATTTGAATTGTCGCCTAtaactttatcagtttaaggaaaggaacaattgcacagtcctttatctactcatctgccacgccggtatatagcttgggcgtgggaaagcattaatatatttgatatacggTTATCTGATacaacattccaaatttagggtACAACATAagcatatcttctaagacatcagacgATATGAAgcagttacatagttctccgtacctcatgctaggtggtctgaaaggctgtaacacatggcactctgaaatgtaatgtacatgtgtttgcttatattcttcattacacagtttacacttagtttctttgacattacaaactgtactgacctgccaatacattctatatccaagcctgattcttgcagtcacgacattgttcttgttttatataaaccatagatgaatgaatcttgcctaaaccggccatagtgctttatgctacagctttcagggcattgagaattaatcaactttgtcaagtcctctttgaaggaagctttaatgttGTATGAAATCCTAGAAATAGGTATTCCAAGgtatatatccacactttgtttgtcacatgctgacttcgctagacgatcagcatgatcatgcctagggattccaacatgcgatggaatccacacaaaacgtatattatggcctcgttcttttgcacaatacacgtttatcctgatgtcatttgcaatatttcccgcacctttgtctagtgtTCAAGGCCTGGAGAGCATTTTGTGAATCGCAGAagatgacccctgagccttgattccatagaaattcggtggccattagtattcctgccaactcagtttgcgtagtgctagcccagtcatgaaccctcctacaatcctggtgctgcaaaatattgtttttatatacaacaaaagcgcatcctgctctgctcccagactgcaaggatccgtcagtgtagcattcatatgcattggacagagtttctagatgctcatttataattgcaagtgcatactgcttaagtataacAGGGGAGACattgtctttttggggggcagtcgtataatagacacttaggtccgacattttccacgatggtacagaacgtccatgtagggtctttgTTATGGGTATGTttagctgagctaagtgtttacacgttacttgtacccatggatttgagtatgaatcggtgttgtcattcaaagttagcgcttctgttctgtgttttagttgtctttggaactctgtactatggaggggttctctaattgatttgacactaaatgtggtatgtgtgtataatatcctTTCATAaaaagaaggcaaattaagttctgttctcatattcacaatccttgttgttctaggggcaccaagaatgatcctcatggcttcattttgtacactttctaaactagtcaactctgattccttgaacaatactaggtgcaatgcatggtaatctatgaccgaccttatgtatgacaagtaaaagagtctcgcaatattgacattgttaccatggtctttgccgtgGTCTCTCTTTGGGTGTTCCTTCCCTTAGAGTTTTGAAAAGGGCGGCGGATACTCTGATGGCGCTCTTGGCAACAATGcccttcctttgttttccttttcatttttattgtttaaggTTATATCTCATtgcagcttttttttcttttattatcattcttgatctcattcttgttcttattgttattgttattcttattactattactattagcattagcattgctgcttttattgtcattttcatcattatcattattatcatcattattatcattatcattgctactattatcttaatcactactattatttttgctattattattatcattattatgtatattattttcattattgtcatatatattattttttattattatcattatcattgtcgttatcattatcattattatcattactacatttactattatcattattattattaatgtgaatattattttcattattatcattattattattattattattattactaacttcactaatatcattattatcactactattattattattgatattactatcaatatcagtattattttctatattatcatcattattaattctatcattattattcattttattatcattattatcaacatcattttcattcttattattattactattattatcattatcattatcattattactgttaccattatcattactgttactattattattattttcatcactgcaaaaattaccatcatcacgatcattttactatttttacaaaaaaaaaaaaaaaaaaaaaaaaaatcacaaatttcttttttaattctatgCATTCCAGCTGCATCCCAAAGTGACTCAGCGCATAACAATTCCGAAATTCGTATTCAATTGTTGAACCTTTTCTTATGCCTATTTCATTACGAGCATTATTTTACATTTGCCTAAGAGacaactttaattttttttttttttttacttttagttaAATTTACCTCGTTTGCAtaatttactttctctgaatttctgTTAATCTGTTAAGAAATTATAAACTGGTTTTATAAATAAGTACTGgtaatataatttatttctaaattgacctatattcacatacatgcatacatacacatatatatctacatctactttcctatctatatgtctacatatgtatatatatgtatatatatatgtataaacatatatatatatacatatatatgtgtgtgtgtgtgtgtgtgtgcatgtgtatatatacatatacacatatgtatgcacacacacacacacacacacacacacacacacacacacacacacacacacatgcgcgtgtgtgcatatatgtatatatatatacacacacacacatatacatgcgtgtgtgtgtgtgtgtgtgtgtataaatgtatatatatatatacacaaacaaacacacacacacacacacacgtgtgtgtgtgcgtgtgcgtgtgtgtatgtgtgtgtgtgtgtgtgtgtgtgtgcgtgtgtgtgtgtgtgtgtgtgtacatatacatatacgtatatgtgtatatgtgtatatgtatgtgtgtataaatatatatatatatgtatatatatatatttatggaataATGGAGGTTacttcgggtatgagaccggtgggccaatactaaaccaaccatgccacacgacccactaaaaggagggtgcgactaggatctaactagctccatagacattacctatctactcatatatgagttATGATAGCGAgatttggtttagtactggccttcagTTCCACACCCAGAGTGACCTTGGTtggaggcccggtcagggagggttgttatacatctagcaatgcggcattgcattattccatctttcaatatatatacaccacagtacatctgacttcagtttcgaatttctaaatcaaaatccagcgagtgcccacggggagtgtgtgtaaaacctcgctatcattactcatgtatgagtagataggtaatgtctatggagctagttagatcctagttgcacactcctttttgggtcgtgtggcatggttgatttagtactggccttccggtttcatacctggagtgacttaggttcgaggccaacagacacacacatgcatatatatatatatatatatatatatatatatatatatatacatacatatatacatatatatacatatatatatatgcgtgaatgtatgcatgtacgtatccacacacacacaatcacagatcCACACACGGACGCATGGACCACAccgacatgtatgtatgtaagcattcaTAAGCGTCTGCGCgggcatgcgtgtgtatgtttgagagaaggattcatgttgaacaaacatGAATGTGCGTTATTtgtgtgtccatctatatatacatatgtgtacatatattcataatgtaatgataatgtttacaatatgaatattggtaataatacgaATGATTTAGACAGTGATgacgagaataacaatgatgataatgatgaaatatcgtTTTGTCATTGGAAGCgaaaacgatagtaatagtattaatatcaataaaaatagcaacaaggaGGGtctcatatacaagtatataaaacataatgatgGAACTATTAAGTACAATACAGAAGGCTAATCTTCATTTTatttgaaaaatagatatatacaaaattacTATATAAAAATCAGAGTAAACatctgtgtataaaaatatacaggtAATTATTCTAATGTGAGATCCTTCAAATTCAGCTTAGAAAGGAGTTCCATAGGAGTTGGATGGGGCAGCTGGGGCACCGTAGCCGTTACTTGGGGCAGGGGGGGCACCGTAGCCGTTGCCGTTGCTGCCTCCATTTCCGTTCTTTCCGTTTCCGTTGGAGCCGTATCCATTGCTTCCGTTCTTGCCGTTTCCGTTCCTTCCGTTGCCGTTGGAGCCATAGCCGTTACCGTTTCCGTTGGTGGCGGGTCCATAGGCGTATCCGGCGTCGGGAACGACTCCGATGAGTTCGTTGACGGAGTAGAAGCTCTCAGCTTGAgaacagtccacgttgaaccaccagtcacataccaggtactgctggttgaagatggtaccgttggggcacaggaacgagtcctgttggcgcctgagggcgcggtcctggcagatatggaacacctggcagccggcttcagctgcagtgtcggcgtaataaccttgcaccgcctggtcatcgcacgagaagccggtgtcgggcacggaagccaagatggggtagtcctcACCGGGGACGCCGCCCCCGGGAATGTTCTCGGCCAAAGCGGCAATCTCAGGGTCTACTCCGTAGGCGCCGTTGGGCGTGCCATAGGTGTTCCTGGGAGCTGCATAACCGTTGCTAGGAGGAGCAGGTGCTCCGTAACCGTTACCGTTACCGTTgccgttaccattaccatttccgTTGAATCCGTTGGTGGGTGCACCATATCCATtgctgggaggaggaggtgctccGTAACCGTTACCATTTCCGTTGAATCCGTTGAGGCGGTCGGCCACAACGACGCCAAGGATTGCTGTGGAAATACGTAAAAGCATTATGAAGAGCGGGGAAAATTGTTAGGAAACCAAATATTCTaagaattgtgtatgtatacaaatagtaTAGATATCAACAAACCACAAAGGATGAGGGACTTCATGATGAGGCTTagaagcgggagaggaggagggagagtgacgaTGAACGACTGGCGGCCAACCTTTATACTCGAAGGCGCTGTCCAGTCTCCGCCCAGCGACCTTCGTTCAGTTGTCGGTGTGAAAAACGAGGTCGCTGCTACAGAAAAGGCATGATGTTTGGGAATTTAGCAGAAacttgtatatttctttatacgcatctagctgtatatatatgtatgaatgcagatatatacatatttatacatacgtatgcatgtatatgtatacatatgtatgtatgaatatgtatatatctgcatacatacatatatacagatagatagatatgtgaatgtttatacatatttatgtgtatatatacacacataatatacatatatacacacatatacatatatatatacacacttgttttTGTGTAACTTGCTGATTTTCTTGGTAGCAGCACACATATGCTTTGGCAGTAAGTATGTTTGGAAGGCAGTGGAATTTATGTATACTTAGAGTAAGTTTATTGGAATGAACCTATTAACTTATGCCTGTAGCCTGTTACTGAGATAAGAAGGAACCATTGCTCAGTAATCCCTCTAAAGCCATAATTTTAAAGTTTATTCGAAAGAATGGTTTGCTCTACCGTGCCAAGGGTTTCGGATAGGGctagatcagtggttcttaacttcCGAGTCGCCAAGGATATGTGCACGGTTTACCCCTCAATATACCTTTTCAAAATGTTATCAAAGTATTAATCAAGTGCATAGAATACCTAAgtcatatacattatagatatgatTAGTGAATGAAGTAATTGCttcttcagttatttttttccccccaaagccATGTCTGCATTAATTAATATATCGTTTTCTTTGGAGAAAGTTTCTCTTCTATTGTCATTTTCCCCAGAATTTTCTAGACTGATAAAAGCGAATTTGGACAGTAGATCTCAATGAGTCTGGAAAAACGCTTGTGGTTAATGACGAGTTTGTGAGACGGATAGAGGACCTAACTCATACgagagaacatatatattttttttaagatcaaTGCGGATGTTAGTATGatcagattttattttattttattttattattatcattattattatgttgacttAATGTATCGGGCTTTTATGAAAAATTTGAGAGCGTTTTGTTGACGATTGGTAAAGAAAGTAGAAGGATCGGCTAAGATGTCATCTTGGGACTATTTACGAAATAATTATTCAAATGCTGGGCAATTGCCTTTGATCCCTCACTCCCTTCAATGTCCACTGTCTGAAATTGACACTGTGGACTTTTGTTTAAACTGGCGTTGAATGTaggttttcttttaacttttctctGGGTTCCCTAATTGTGTCTATGCTTGTCATATAATTACTGTCGTTTCCCATTGCAAATCCCTAAGGTTGAGTGATTCCTTAATTGCCTGAGAGACTCACCAAATGTAATGGAAGATTTAACCTATTTACTGTCTCTGTAATGAGAGTTTTGATTTAATTATTGATGTAGAGCTTCATTAAgagtctttttttctattttctgcttCTGTTTGTTCGTTTTAGAAATACTGGAAAAAAGAAATACGATTTTGTTCATTGCAATACATCAAGGACTGGTATCAGAACTGTCTTGTTTATTTCATATTGATGCCAGCAGTAAATCATACTCTGGAGAAATGTATTCTGTTTGGATAATAACTTtacaattaagtaaaaaaaaaattatttcaaaatatcaatatgtatacaatTCTTGTGCATATAtactaaagacaaagaaagagagcggatgagagaagaaaaacgttAATCTAAGAAACAACatttctgagagaaagagaaggagatttcAAATCTAGTTTAGAAAGGAGTTCCATAGGAGTTGGATGGGGCAGCTGGGGCACCGTATCCGTTGCTTGGGGCAGGGGGGGCACCGTAGCCGTTGCCGTTGCTGCCTCCGTTTCCGTTCCTTCCGTTTCCGTTGGAGCCGTATCCATTGCTTCCGTTCTTGCCGTTTCCGTTCCTTCCGTTGCCGTTGGAGCCATAGCCGTTACCGTTTCCGTTGGTGGCGGGTCCATAGGCGTATCCGGCGTCGGGAACGACTCCGATGAGTTCGTTGACGGAGTAGAAGCTCTCAGCTTGAgaacagtccacgttgaaccaccagtcacataccaggtactgctggttgaagatggtaccgttggggcacaggaacgagtcctgttggcgcctgagggcgcggtcctggcagatatggaacacctggcagccggcttcagctgcagtgtcagcgtaataaccttgcaccgcctggtcatcgcacgagaagccggtgtcgggcacggaagccaagatggggtagtcctcgccgGGGACACCGCCCCCGGGAATGTTCTCGGCCAAAGCGGCAATCTCAGGGTCTACTCCGTAGGCGCCGTTGGGCGTGCCATAGGTGTTCCTGGGAGCTGCATAACTGTTGCTAGGAGGAGCAGGTGCTCCGTAACCGTTACCGTTACCGTTgccgttaccattaccatttccgTTGAATCCGTTGGTGGGTGCACCATATCCATtgctgggaggaggaggtgctccGTAACCGTTACCATTTCCGTTGAATCCGTTGAGGCGGTCGGCCACAACGACGCCAAGGATTGCTGTGGAAATACGTAAA includes:
- the LOC125026634 gene encoding pro-resilin-like, with product MGNDTATSFFTPTTERRSLGGDWTAPSSIKVGRQSFIVTLPPPLPLLSLIMKSLILCAILGVVVADRLNGFNGNGNGYGAPPPPSNGYGAPTNGFNGNGNGNGNGNGNGYGAPAPPSNGYAAPRNTYGTPNGAYGVDPEIAALAENIPGGGVPGEDYPILASVPDTGFSCDDQAVQGYYADTAAEAGCQVFHICQDRALRRQQDSFLCPNGTIFNQQYLVCDWWFNVDCSQAESFYSVNELIGVVPDAGYAYGPATNGNGNGYGSNGNGRNGNGKNGSNGYGSNGNGKNGNGGSNGNGYGAPPAPSNGYGAPAAPSNSYGTPF
- the LOC125026432 gene encoding pro-resilin-like translates to MMSLILCAILGVVVADRLNGFNGNGNGYGAPPPPSNGYGAPTNGFNGNGNGNGNGNGNGYGAPAPPSNSYAAPRNTYGTPNGAYGVDPEIAALAENIPGGGVPGEDYPILASVPDTGFSCDDQAVQGYYADTAAEAGCQVFHICQDRALRRQQDSFLCPNGTIFNQQYLVCDWWFNVDCSQAESFYSVNELIGVVPDAGYAYGPATNGNGNGYGSNGNGRNGNGKNGSNGYGSNGNGRNGNGGSNGNGYGAPPAPSNGYGAPAAPSNSYGTPF